A part of Bacteroidota bacterium genomic DNA contains:
- a CDS encoding histidine phosphatase family protein: MSLAPPSVLMRRFVLAGALVLGASGCTPQPERTFDPPPTVLYLLRHAETGEGRDPGLSDEGQARAEALADLLADRRIAAIYTSQFARTQATAQPLADTLGLDVAVRPLDTADPRGSAARAICEIAAAYFPQQVVVVGHSNTIPAMIEALTDTPMADLAHDAYGDLFVVTITAHPDQRTPDDVTVEQQRFGTP, encoded by the coding sequence GTGAGCCTCGCCCCGCCGTCGGTGCTGATGCGGCGCTTCGTTCTGGCGGGCGCGCTGGTGCTGGGGGCGTCGGGCTGCACCCCCCAGCCTGAGCGCACGTTCGATCCGCCGCCGACGGTGCTTTATCTGCTCCGGCACGCAGAGACAGGCGAAGGGCGCGATCCCGGACTGAGCGACGAGGGGCAGGCCCGTGCCGAGGCGCTCGCGGATCTCCTCGCCGACCGGCGCATCGCCGCCATCTACACCTCGCAGTTCGCCCGCACGCAGGCGACGGCACAGCCGCTCGCGGACACGCTTGGTTTGGATGTGGCCGTGCGCCCACTCGACACCGCTGACCCGCGCGGTTCTGCCGCTCGGGCTATTTGTGAGATCGCAGCGGCGTACTTCCCGCAGCAGGTGGTGGTCGTGGGGCACAGCAACACCATCCCGGCGATGATCGAAGCGCTCACGGACACGCCGATGGCCGACCTCGCTCACGACGCCTACGGCGACCTCTTCGTTGTCACGATCACGGCACACCCCGACCAGCGCACGCCCGACGATGTCACCGTTGAGCAGCAACGGTTCGGGACGCCATAG
- the fbp gene encoding class 1 fructose-bisphosphatase, protein MPVSANGLVAPLSGKIKTLEQFIIERENEVPGTTGQFSRLLRDLALAAKIVDRDVRKAGLIDDIIGETGDINVQGEVQKKLDLLAHEEFARALRRGGECCLIGSEEHAEAIPLTMDNASGKYIVLLDPLDGSSNVDVNVSIGTIFSIYRMPDDHQGEPTLEHALQPGRNQVAAGYVVYGSSTILVYTTGNGVNGFTLDPSIGEFLLSHPNITSPQHGKIYSINEGNYNSWSRGLKEYIKWAQQEHAPSKRPYTSRYIGSFVSDFHRNLIKGGLYMYPASNRDPEGKLRLMYEANPMAFLIEQAGGLALTGSQRILDVVPTKLHQRTPVYIGSTCMVEDAVAFLREETDGSTYANFCMPEEA, encoded by the coding sequence ATGCCAGTATCCGCGAACGGCCTCGTGGCCCCGCTCAGCGGCAAGATCAAGACCCTCGAACAGTTCATCATTGAGCGCGAAAACGAGGTGCCGGGCACGACCGGGCAGTTCTCGCGCCTGCTACGCGACCTCGCGCTCGCGGCCAAGATCGTGGACCGCGACGTGCGCAAGGCCGGCCTCATCGATGACATCATCGGCGAGACAGGTGACATCAACGTGCAGGGCGAGGTGCAGAAAAAGCTCGACCTGCTCGCCCACGAGGAGTTTGCCCGGGCCCTCCGGCGCGGCGGCGAGTGCTGCCTGATCGGCTCCGAAGAACACGCCGAGGCCATCCCTCTGACGATGGACAACGCCTCGGGCAAATACATCGTGCTCCTCGACCCGCTCGACGGGTCCTCGAACGTGGACGTGAACGTCTCCATCGGGACCATCTTCTCGATCTACCGCATGCCGGACGACCACCAGGGTGAGCCGACGCTGGAGCACGCCCTCCAGCCCGGCCGCAACCAGGTCGCCGCGGGCTATGTCGTCTACGGCTCCTCGACGATCCTCGTCTACACGACCGGCAACGGCGTCAACGGCTTCACGCTCGACCCGTCCATCGGCGAGTTCCTGCTCTCGCACCCGAACATCACCTCGCCGCAGCACGGCAAGATCTACTCGATCAACGAGGGCAACTACAACTCGTGGTCGCGTGGGCTCAAGGAATACATCAAGTGGGCGCAGCAGGAGCACGCACCCTCGAAGCGGCCCTACACAAGCCGCTACATCGGCTCGTTCGTCTCGGACTTCCACCGCAACCTCATCAAGGGCGGGCTCTACATGTACCCCGCCTCGAACCGCGACCCGGAGGGTAAGCTGCGGCTGATGTACGAGGCCAACCCGATGGCCTTCCTCATCGAGCAGGCCGGAGGCCTCGCGCTCACCGGCAGCCAGCGTATCCTCGACGTGGTGCCGACCAAGCTGCACCAGCGCACGCCCGTCTACATCGGCAGCACGTGCATGGTGGAGGACGCCGTGGCCTTCCTCCGCGAGGAGACCGACGGCTCGACCTATGCCAACTTTTGCATGCCTGAGGAGGCGTGA
- a CDS encoding TIGR04282 family arsenosugar biosynthesis glycosyltransferase translates to MPTPPLSALLVFAKRPEPGRVKTRLTALLTPEEAADLYAAMLRDALDAYAALGCAVRLYLAPDGQGNASALPDGWVPDGVTVHAQHGDGLGQRMLHAFVDGFRAGHERLVVIGTDHPTLPLAYVEMTFGLLREEPLRVVLGPTHDGGYYLLGQNDLFPRLFTDMTYSHDGVFEETLRRAAEVTAEPVVLPTWYDVDTPAELQQLCREMDAGAPVPPRTATALRALRERYEDLR, encoded by the coding sequence ATGCCGACGCCTCCGCTCTCCGCGCTTCTCGTCTTTGCCAAGCGACCTGAGCCGGGGCGCGTCAAGACGAGGCTCACAGCGCTCCTGACCCCCGAGGAAGCCGCCGACCTCTACGCGGCGATGCTCCGCGACGCGCTCGACGCCTACGCCGCACTCGGCTGTGCCGTCCGGCTCTATCTCGCTCCCGACGGACAGGGCAACGCCTCTGCGCTCCCCGACGGCTGGGTGCCCGACGGCGTGACCGTCCACGCGCAGCACGGCGACGGCCTGGGCCAACGCATGCTCCACGCCTTCGTCGATGGCTTCCGCGCGGGGCACGAGCGTCTCGTCGTGATTGGCACCGACCACCCGACGCTGCCGCTCGCCTACGTCGAGATGACGTTCGGACTGCTGCGCGAGGAGCCGCTGCGGGTCGTCCTCGGGCCGACGCACGACGGGGGCTACTACCTCCTCGGCCAGAACGACCTCTTCCCGCGCCTCTTCACAGACATGACCTACAGCCACGACGGCGTCTTCGAGGAGACGCTCCGCCGCGCCGCCGAGGTCACCGCCGAGCCCGTCGTCCTGCCGACGTGGTACGACGTGGACACGCCCGCCGAACTCCAGCAGCTGTGCCGCGAGATGGACGCGGGGGCCCCGGTGCCCCCGCGCACGGCTACCGCGTTGAGAGCCCTACGTGAGCGGTACGAGGACCTGCGGTAG